The Jaculus jaculus isolate mJacJac1 chromosome 14, mJacJac1.mat.Y.cur, whole genome shotgun sequence nucleotide sequence AAGACAGGATGGTGAAGgccaaaatgaaataaacacacagagaagatggatatatttaaaagaaatatatcatttaaaatttcttattttaagtACAAGGAACTGAGAAGTCTCAAGGTCAACTTTTGTGTGGCTGAATTTTACAGAATTTTAcactaataaaaattaacataagaaaacataaactttattttcttcttaggagaatcaaactttttttctttttaagtttccaAGGAGGTGATAAAAGAACTAACCCGGCTCACACCTGTCAGCGCACTTTGATAAGCAAATGGGTATGACCACGGACTGGACACGTTAGATCTAAGAAGGGTTGGACAAGGAGGCTCAGGGCTGTTTCCTCATGTTTACAGACTAGGAAAGGGTTCAAAAGTACATGCCCAGTTGTCTGTTTGAAAGGGTTACCGTGCAGCCAACACATAAAAGGATAGACCCAAGTTAAAAATAGATTCGTTCTTCGCCTAACCCCTTTTCCTGAAGAATTCACTTAAAAATAGAGCTGTAGTGACATCACAGCTATGATGATTCTTCTTGGTAAACGCACCCCATGCATTTAATTCTGCTAACATTCCCCTAAGTTTGTAGAATAGCCAGAATGCATATTAATTGGAACCTTTAAAATATCGAATTAAAAAATCTCACATTAAGTTAATATCATTCTTCTTATTCTTTTGAGTTTCCAAAATCAAATAGAAGCTTTGATTAAGTCACTTGTCATAGGCACTGTCTAAAggatagttaaaaataaaatttctgacaatcatttaaaatgcagaaaatatttgtcatgaatggtgaaataaaatgatgaaaatgtgTATCACCTTTTAATCAATAATTTATAATTCAATTTGTTCACATAAACTCATACTCAGTCTTCAGGAAAATTTGTAGTACACTAGATTCCCACACAACTAAAAATCGTTGGGAGGTTACGTCTTCAAGTGAAAATTTAAccacttaaataaattaaataaatggtaTTCTTTAATCAACTTCTTCACAATAAATGTCAGAAAATTCTAAATTCATATTGTCATTCATATGTTGAAACCACTCTTGCCTGAAAACATCTATGGTCTCCAAAATTTTCAATTAGGTGACTATAAAATAAccaccattttttaattttatttgagagagagagagagagaggggcagaccgagagagaaaggaagggagagaaagagagagaatgagtgcaccagggcctccagccactgtaaatgaactccagacacatgcaccaccttgtgcatctggcttatgtaggccctggggaatcgaatctgggtcctttgcctttgcaggcaagtgccttaaccactaaccatctctccagcccccactatcACTTTCGTGCAGCCCAAATGTGATTATttgttcataaaaataatttttaaaggtataGACTTGAAATAAACACTGCTTCACTGGCTTGCTAATCATACTATAGGTAGTGCTTGTGTCAAACTACAGAATACACTAATGAGGAAGTTCTTTGTCTATGATGTTGAGAATCATCCACATTTCTAACAGTCTTCTCAGAAATTCTCAATTTTTGATGGTGGATTTTCCATTGAATCTCATTGACATGGCACTGCTTCAAGCTGAGGAAGTCCACCTGCGGTGCAGCAGTACCAGCTCGGTCCTGTGGGGGCAGTATGAGTAGCAGCTTCAACTCAGCCTCCTGGTGAgatttctgtattttttgtttgtttgttttattttattttttttaagccacaTGGCCATTATTTGAGTGTTATTTTAGCCAAAGCTTGAAACATAGTCTGGAAAACTAAGTACAAAGACACTGAAATAGCTCAAATATGCTGGAGAAGAATAAATAAGGTCCCTATTACCAACCCTTCCAGAAAGTTGAATTTATAAGTTTTGCTCCAAAAAACTATGACTAAACATTCTAAGTGGTCATAAGACCTAAAGAGTTATTTAGGCCAATtcataatttacatatatatttttttaattcattttgcgTTATAAAtgcatgtttttcttcttttgtatttaaaataagCATATTTTTTAATGGGCACATCAAACCAACTATTACAATATTTTCTCTATATTCCTCTGACTCATCCTGCTTAATTTTGCATGCAGAGCTCTCATTTTGTGGACCACCAACACAAAGGAGAGAAAACTTCCACCTGCTTTGATAGTCCTGTCACAGCCCAGCTTAACCTCACTTCTTTTTAGCATCCTAACAGATATTTTTCAGTATTCCTAGAATCCTCCAGAAGCCAGCTGCTAAGACAGAACAAGAAGCTAGGAGTGAAACTAAGAGCACAAAATTCCCCTCATGCTAGGGGTGCGCCCAGGATGTCCAGTAAGCAAGCCAGCTACCCAAGCAAGCTAAGAATCTGAGTGAGACCAGCAAAGCAGGAAGGGGCACATTCAGGCCCCAGGGGTTCAGAGACCAAAGACAGAGTAGCAATCACGCAAGCAGGGAAGACTCCAAAGCACAGTGACAAGGCTCTGGGAATGGTCAGGAGGTCAAGGCGTCAGGAATCGGGGAGATCACTTCAGCACCGGGCTGGCGAGAGGACAAGGAAACAGATGTGAGGCCCAAGCAACAAAGCAAGTTCATGCCGCAGCAGTTTTCTGTTTCAGCAGGAAGTTTCTTACATGTTTCCTACTGGATCTTTTCCCAGAACTTGGCTAGTGTTGACTCTGAACAAAGCAGCAAGCACACAGGAGCATTCGGACAAAAGGGGGAAAGACAAATAAGGAGCAAGATATATTGCTCTGAAGAACGTGGACAGCTGCGCACGATCTGAATGTCTGCCAAGGTGTACCCATCTTCACTGGATGACTTCCACTAAACTCCCACAGTCCTTCCCTCCCTTACACCTTCTTCACTGTCTCAGTATATACTTCTCTACATTCCTGTAGCTTCCCCAGACTGCCATCACCCAGACAACAAGGGATGCCTGGGACACATTTTAGTAATCAATGCATCTTAAGTGTTCCTGAGAGTTCCTTGGATATTGCACCAATCATGTACTTATGgtcgggtgtggtagcacacgcctttaatcccagcactcgggaggcagaggtaggaggatcaccgtgagttcaaggccaccctgacagtacatagtgaattccaggtcagcctggactagagtaagatcctacctcgaaaacccaaaaataaatacataaataataaattttttaaatcccaaatttttaaaaaagatatgatatgatataagaTCAGGGAATTTGTCTTGGATTATTACAGGCAAATCCTACCATTGAGATCAAAGTCAGAGCAAACATAGCATTTCTGCATCAGATATGACAGGCATAGATTCTTTCACTTGTGTGGAATATGAAGAGACCAAGCGAAAAAAATTGAACACAATTTACTAAGGCATGATGATTATTTAACTGTAGACGGATTATTACAGTATTTACTTCTTACTTTATTGACAAATCCATGAAACACCTACAAAATGTCTATCAGTGAACATCTACCAGACATTATGGCAGGTGCTACATGAGGATGTGACTGCAATGATGGGAAAAAGTCATCTCACTCTTGGAAAACTCCAGAAGTATTTTATATTTCAGGGTTCCCTAATGAAGCCCAGAAAGGATGCTCTGCTATTTGAGGTCCAGCACTGACTTAGCATTGTTTCTGTCGTTATAATAAAATACCACAGGCTGGacaatttgcaggaaaaaaaaatttacttagcTTGACATTCTGGAGGTCGAGCAGTGTGGCACCAGGATCTGCCTTCTTAATGGCAAGAAGTGGCATGTGCAGAAGGACTGTTCAGGGAGGTGCCAGACCCACTTAAAACctctcgggctggaaagatggcttagcagttaacacgtgtttgcctgtgaagcctaaggaccccggttctaggctcgattccccaggacccatgttagccagatgcacaagggggcgcatgcatctggaattcgtttgcagtggctggaggccctggcacacccattctctctttctacctgcctctttctctgtctgtcactttgaaataagtaaataaaaaaaaaaaaaaacacctctcctCACAAGGACTAACCTAGTCCCATGAGCTCAAATCCTCTTCCCCAAGAAGGGATGAATCTTTTTTTCCTAGtaatggggattgaactcaggacttcatACACGCTAAAGCATTTTATTCCTGAGCGACATCCCCAGGCCATTATATAGTCCCTTACTGGATCTCTTAAGTCCTTACTGCATCTAACCTCTTAAAGATGCTGCCACCACAGCACTGTCACCGGGAGACCAAGCTTCCAGTGCAGGAGCCAGGAGAGGAAAAACCACCTTTGTAGGCACAAAAGAGAAACACTTCTTCACAAGTTAAAGACACAGGGAAGACTGAAGATGGGAAACATCTGCAGTATGCGCTGGGACAGGAGGAAGTTATGAGAGAAGGATGGAAGGTAAGACTGAAAGGTAGTTTGAGGGCAAAACATGCATTGTGTTAAGGAAGCAAAACAACACGGCAGCACTGGCAAGCCATTACCAttgtattgttgtttttgttgttgcaaaTTAGCAGACTTTTACTAGGTCCCTgggcaaaaataaaaagatataactAAGTATGCAAATTCAACTAAAGTGGCTCTCAATTTTACAATGTATTATTTTGATTCCAAAACTAAGTTTTTAAACACATTCATAATAAAAAATTGatgtttttctaaaacaaaataaaggtttTATCTCCATCTAAAGTCATTAATGATATAATTTAAGGAATATATTttggcagagcatggtggcacacgcctttaatcccagcacttgggaagcagaggtaggaggatcaccatgagttcaaagtcaccctgagactatctagtgaattccaggtcagcctgagctagagtgagaccctacttcgaaaatccttcccccccccccaaaaaagactgTATTTTGGAGAAATGTCTTGCAAATAGATACaggaagaattttatttataaaaggaCAAAGAGTaggaaatatattatgtacataatTTTGCACTGGGAAAGGGACCAGTCTCTTATTATCTAGTAGGATTTTTCCATTCTTAACTTGGTTAATCTTAGGCAAAAAGCAAATAAACCATTCAAGGTTTATGAAAGTCCATGGTGATATTCAAAGGAAATTAATTCCCTCTGCTAAACACTGTTCATAAAAACATTATTGAGGCCAACTCAATGAGAATTCTAGTTTTATTACTTCAATAGACtgtcaatttttcttaaaatccaAGATTTTCCAttgtatttcaaatattttctagcACAGAAGTGGCTTTCCAACATAGGCAATCATATGGAGAACTTGGTAAAGTCAGttattgtcaagaaaaaaaaaagccaggacttgaaaactaaaaacagacTGCTCCACTGTGAATAGCTGGATGTTATAAAAGATAATGCATCATTCTTTAAGATGTAAAAGGAAAAGAGATTGGTTATTggtgaaaatataattaaaattcatATCAAATAGTTATTAGAATGAAAATATTAGCATCActgaaatgtctttatttaaaatCTAATTGCACAAGGTAGGTAGCAGCTTGTCTTCCAGAGGTTCGACATCAAAGATAGTCACTGGCATGGGTGCAAATACTAATACATGGAATTGAGACTTGCAGAACAGAGAGATGACAAAAACCAAGGTCACAGTCTTTGTCCAACAAAAGTTGAGTCACTAGAGCAAGAAGGATAACACGTGTAACTGGGCTGAGGATAGAATAGTCATCGTGCTTCTTTCCAAGTGAATAAACTATGTGGAAATAATCTGGTCCGCGGCCAATCACTGAGTCTAATGAAAGAGCAAAGATTTCAAAATCTGGTAGAAAGTTCAGAAAACAGGTATAATCtataaagaaagaggagagggagagagcaagcgcACATAGAGAAAGCAGTATTTAGCAATGGTGAGATGGTTTAAATTGAGTCATTAAAGTAGATATGACAGACAATTTGCACATCAAGGGAAAGAATAAATGATTCCATCCAGAACTCTTCCTTAACTACTCTTTCCCTTGCACACATCCCCAATTCAGTCATAAATGTCAGCTTTACTTTCAAAGTCTGTGACAAACCTGAAGCTTCTTGTCCCCACCCCAATATTGTGGTTCAACCGCTACCACCTTTCACATGGGTCTAAGGCCTACTCCCCCTGCCTCCGTGCCCCTGTGTCCTCTCTGGACGACCCGCTGCCAGCAGCCAACACGCTATGAAGAGTTACCACACTTAGAATAACAGAGAATCACCCTTCCAACTTGGGCCCTGGCAGAATGGCTCCCATTAAGAAGGACAGTGAGAAAAAGAAGGGCCTTTCTGCCATCCACAAGGTGGTGACCCAAGAATGCGCCACCAACATTCACAAGTGCATCCATGGAGCGGGCTTCAAGAAGCGGGACCCTCAGGCCCTCAAAGAGATCCAGGAGTTTGCCATGAAGGAGATGGGTACTCCAGATGTGCACCCTGACACCAGGCTCAATAAAGCTGTGTGGGCCCAGGGAATAAGGAATGTCCCATATTGTACCTGTGCACGGTTGTCCAGGAAACGGAATAAGGGTGAAGATTCAACAAACAAGCTTTATACTTTGGTGACCTATGTCCCTATTACCACATTCAAAAATCTAAAGACTGTCAACGTGGATGAGAAGTAACTTCTTGAGTGTCAAAATGGagttataaaagtaaaaaacaaaagaacaacacaGAAACTAACACAAGCTATTAGACCTTCTCCTGTCTGGCTTTACTACATCCACCTCCTTCCATCCTCTGCCCTTCTTTCTCCAGTGTTCATTATACTACTGGTTCTTAACGCAAAATTCCAGCCAACAACTATTCCATGCAACACTGACCTAGCCATGTGCTCTTTAATCGCAAATATTCTCTTAGCTAGTGGtaattttctatttaattatgaaaatttctATGTGGAAATATTAACAGAGGATTTGACTTTATTTTGTGCATAAAAGAGGCATGTGTGAATCGCTCTTTGAGAGGAGAACGTGCATCTGCTGCTCTCTGGACACACACAAGAGACGCCGCCTATGGTTACAGGTTAGCACATTCCACGTGCAGCACGGTGTACTGCCAACAGCAATGCATGAGTGAGCACAATGATCAGAGAGAACATGGAAGAATGCAAACAGCAGCACAGACACGTTAGAGCTGTTAAAGTATACCAAATAACCCGCTTAAGGCCTGTGGTGTGAGCAATGGGGCCCTAGCATTGTGACGTGTCATGTTGCTGGAGATAATGGTCATACACCTCCTTTCCATCATGCCCAAAGTTGTCACTGAGtaagaaagaaataacagaatCTTTACATTACTTCCTAAAATGCACAACATAAAAAgtactttcaaataaacatgATATAATTGACAAGATTTCCATATAATAGGCCACAGAGTATTATTATTACGAGATTGGTAgagttatattttaataaagaagaaatagacATCAACTGAATATCAATTACAAATGAAAATGTTGAGCCCCCAGTTTCATCTCCttgaaaattacacacacacgTTACAGTCATTATCGAAAGCATACAAAGGAAGAGACTAATgattaatttgaaaatataatcaCATACTAAACACTAATAGTATTCAACTGCCATAATTCACAGCAATTACAAATCAAAGTTGGTAAATATGTAAGTAGCCTAAACAAAAGTTGAATGGATTCGCGCCCTTTCCTAAGGGATGGCTTGACAGTATACAATTGTGGAGGCAGCAGAAGATGCCTCACCTCCCAACAGCTGCTGCTTGTGCCAGCTCTTCCTGTATCCTCATCTCTCTTATTGTGGCTGGGAGTTGGCCTTAGACCACACAAGGTGAATACAACTGTACTGAGAGACAAACTACAGCTGTGAACATTTACAAAGAAAATGTGAAGCACTTACAGTGGTGACTTTGTGCTAATTAAGCCAGTGTAAGATCAAGTGATGACCATACCTTTGCCTTCAAAAGACAGCCACAGAGAAGTCTAACAAGGAATGACTATAGTGACTTGGTGAAAGTCTAATGCACTTATCACACAATGAATGACATTTATAAAGGTAACTTTACTAAACCAGCAATGGGGGGAGGCGGAGGGGGAGTCAGCAAAATCTCCAAGAATGGAAAAGACTTATTGAAAATtagcctctgggctggagagatggcttagcggttaagcgcttgcctgtgaagcctaaggaccctggttcgaggctcgattccccaggacccacgttagccagatgcacaagggggcacacacgtctggagttcgtttgcagtggttggaggccctggtgcgcccattctctctcactctctatttctgcctctttctgtctgtcactttcaaataaataaataaacataaaacaaaaaaatttaaaacaactgcTTTTTATCTCTCTGATTCACCTCCCCAGGccctagttttcttttaaaaacaattacaaaCTCTGCTATAGAACCCAGGCAGCTGTAAGCGTGACTGTCACCCCAGCAAACATATTCCCAGGCTAAGAGGGAGATGCTCCTCACTGAGCAAAGAATGCTGGGAGGGAGGCTGCTGCACCAGAAATACTGGAATGGATGTTGCTGTCTCAGGAATGCTGGGAGGGATGCTGCTGTATCAGAAATACTGGAATGGATGCTGCAGTATCGGGAATACTGGGAGGGAGGCTGCAGTATCAGGAATACTGGAATGGATGCTGCAGTATCAGGAATGCTGGGAGGGAGGCTGCAGTATCAGGAATACTGGGAGGGAGGCTGCAGTATCAGGAATACTGGGAGAGATGCAGCTCTTTCAGAAAATGTTTTTGACTTTGGAAAGCTGGACTTAAGTTGGCATTTTCTGATTTATAAATCATATCAAATAAAGTTTATCTgtgatacattttaaaatgtaagtgaTTTTCAAGGGCTATTTTGCCTTCATAATATAACATTTTGGCTATATGAACAGTAATGCTTAAGAAGCacatgacaattttttttaacagcaGTCTATATGCAGAAGTCTAAGCTTTCACACCAATGCCTTAAAAGGCACCTATCAAATCTACATTTAAGTGAAATATGGTTAAAGAATTCTAAAATCTTTCTTTctgctcattattattatttattgccaTGTCTGTAATGTGTGAGTAGAATAAACAAGATAGTGGAGTGGCTCCTAAACGATGCTCTAGGTAGAATAACTTTAGCAAACTAGAAAGTGAGATGCATGTTTTTCTTATATTGAACATCTAATGAGAAATATATGGCTTAAAGATGATACAAAGATTACATGATTCAAAAAGCGAAAACCAGAAGGTTCCATTAGGGCAAATCTATAATATGAATTCTCTCTCCCAAGTGGCTAGGGACAAAGAGGTCATCGCATGGGACATGAGGCCCATTGGATAGTAAAGGAATGTTGTGCCAAAACTATCAGGCTCAGATGGGCAGAGCCAGCTGCTGCTATCAGAGGTTGGGTGAAGTAGAGTAGATTGGGATGGAGGGAGCAACAAGAATGGATGAGGGTCTACAAGCTACACGAAACTAGTAAGCAAGgcctaaaataaaaactaagcatTTCTTCAAAccaaaggagggggaaaaaagtacTCTGCAGAATAATGATTCTGGGTAGGGTATAAAGAAAGTAGGTGGGGATAGGCGGAGAGAGGAGGGTCTCGATTCATGCATAAGACAGGTGCTGAGGTCAAGGCGAGAGTGGAGTGGTGGCTTAAAGAGAGGCCCTGGGAGAGGAGATGGAATGAGGTCTCTGGTACAAGAAGAGACAGATTAACAACAGGTTTACAGCTGCAGTTAAGTTTTGCCAACTctgttgcttttggtcaggggcGGGATGTTTACCCGGCAAGGACCAGGTAGGGTTGTGAACATAAACCCAGAGAGCAATATAGAGTGCCAAGAGTTCCCTAAGTTGATAGAAAGCAAGAAACGCTGTCCTGAAGTTCTAGggctgagcagaggctgggtgtggttggGTATGTTCATTAACAGTGTGCAAACTGTGTGTGATTTCACTTGCCAGTGAGTCTGCCGTCTGCTATATTCTTGATAAAATCAAGCCTCCCAGAAATTCAACTGTTTAATTTACTCTACCATGTATGATCatgaaactatttaaaaataaggggTTTGTTGCCTGGTATGTGTGGGCCTTGGACCTGATGCTTACATAAGAAAGACGGATAGCAGACTTGGCTTTAATTTTTAACCAGGACCAAGTTCCAAGAATCAGTGTCACCATCCTCAGTTCCTCTTACTCACTTGCTTTCTACCAGTTCCCAACATTTAAACTTATTCAAGCATGATTGAAAATCAAGCACGTTGAAAATACTAACCCAGAATAAGCTGTGAAGCTTTCTATTCAGAAGCAAAGTGTTTCCGTATACTAAATCTCAATGCTCAAATTTGCTGTGAAAGCAAACAGAGGCCAGTGACTCAAGACTGACTAAGACAATTATGCCTTCAAACTTGTCCATTAAACTTGAAAAAACCAATCtctgaaaagattttaaaatgtagtaGCTAAACTGAAATATCTTAACTACTTAAGGCAATGGTTTGACCACCACAgaccaaacaaaaacaagtgaCTGAACTGCCAGGATCTTCTCCTTCTTGGCCTGAGCAGTAGTTCAGGTCACTGGGGACTCTTTGGTATGTAATAGGCAAACATGACAGAAGGAAATTAACTAGAAATTCCCATTATATACTGTATAATGTTTACAGGAATTAATATGTATAAATGTgcctttaaaaaaggaaattgtaaacaattgaaaaagtaatattatatatgtaacaaaagcagaataagaatttttttcttttagtagagGTCTCTATCTTACTTTTAAGATCCTGCTGGGCCTATGGGGAGCTGGGCAAAACAAAGTGAAACCTGGGCATGTCGAGTTAAGGTCAGTAGGGCCTGGGTGGGCACAGTACAATACCCTTCACCCTTATCTGCTACTCAGATGGGGTTTGGGGAGTTATAGGGAGTCAGTTTCTAGTTCATCTTTTTTGGTACTGAGCTACATGAATGCAGGGTTCCCCATCTATATATACTATAATGCAACAAAGGGGGGACACTCTGCCTACATTTACTTTAAGTAAACATAGCCCAAGAACCATAGGTAAAACAAGCAATCCTGGGGGTCAGGGAATGATGATctatggcgggctggagagatagctgagcagttaaggcacttgtctgcaaagccgaaggacccatgttcaactctccagatcccatgtaagccagatgctcaaaaggtgaggcaagcgcaacgTTGCATATGCCCGCCaggtggcaaaagtgtctggagttcaactgcagtggctgaggccctgatgtgccaattttccctctctctctctctcatatgaaaatacattttaaataatgatAATCTGATTAcagatgaaaattttattttcaaggtgctTGAGTTGGCATATGGTATTAAAATAACAGAATACAAAGTGTAAAATTGCTGTCTGTGGTCTCATAAAAGAAAAGGCCTGACGGATGGCATGAGTACTTACTGAGTGCTGATGTGCTCACTGGGCACTGTGCTGAAGCTCAAGAGTGCTTCAAGAACTCACACACAATGATTTGAGTCTAATGTGTGTATACGTCTACCCTTACCCTTTCCATATTTAACACTGTGTTTTTAGATTTGATACCTGGTGAAATGAGAACCCATTACTAagtgggagatagaggtagaaaaTTCAGATCTTTTGAATTCCATACCAGTGTTGACTAGAAATCACATTTATAGTCTGAATTTTCTTCAGCATGTTAATTTCATTGTCTGTATTAACTTAAttcatgaaattttttaaaagttgtctttttgaagcagagtctcactctgagcccaggctgatctagaactaaATCTATAGAccaagccagcctcaaactcatagtggtccttccacctcagtctcccaagtcctTGGAGTAAAGATATGTGTCATCACACCtagctttaaattttaatttgttgttgttgttggtttttaaattttttgttatttatttgagaacgacagacagagagagaaagaggcagatagagagagagagaatgggcgcgccagggcttccagcctctgcaaacgaactccagacgcgtgcgcccccttgtgcatctggctaacgtgggacctcgggaaccgagcctcgaacaggggtccttaggcttcacaggcaagcgcttaactgctaagccatctctccagcccctgttgctgtttttgaggcagggtctcactctagcccaggttcatctggaattcactatgtagtctcagggtgactctcGACTCacgtagatcctcctacctctgcttctcaactgctgtgattaaaggtgtgctctacaaCACTTGGCccaaaattttgtgtgtgtttatacatgtgtAAGGGTGCTAAACTCTATGCTGTCTTAATGACATTCTGGACTCAATTTTGTTTTAGATGATTCATTTTTCTACTTAAAGCACACACAAACAGCAAAACAATGAGTATTAATAAGAATTAGCTATTTCTGGAAACGTACATGAAAGAAATTATTCCAAAAATAACTTCAGATCCTGGGCATATGTTAGGCCAGTGCTTCCGGAGACTTCACTGTTCACAGTCTGCATTGCTCAGCCTGGCACGGACAGTCTGCGTAAGGAGCACCTCCTCTCTCCTTTCGTGCCTCTGAGCCTGCTTACTGCCGCTTTGCAAAGGCGCACTAACAAAGAATCCTTACAAGGCAaatttttaggttatttttttcGTGAGAATTACTGGTGCTTTCTTTTGACCCTAATGGGATGTTTAGGTTTTTATATGTTTCACTTcgaatatatatagtttttctgaggtagggtctcactttatcccaggatgacctggaattctccatatagcccaggctggcctcaaactcaagcaatCTCcgatttctgcctcccaagtgctagggttatagacttgagtcaccacacccagcacgaGTGCACATTTAAGCAGTAAGAATGAAACATGCAGGTAGGAACTAGCCCCATTAAGTAGGTGCTTACTTGCTTGATATACTACCCACAGCAATAGAGTGCTTTCTGTTTCATTCTTAAGAAACATCCTCAGGACTTACATACTACATACTAAATAATTCACTATCAGAAGAActctattattatattatttcataCTAAACTTACCAGGCAAGAAACATAAAGAGATACATTTCTTTCCTTAGACTATGAACTTTCTCAGGATGGTACATCAGCTCTACTCcattgaattcatttttttttctttttttaaattaattaatgtttttaattaatgagttttgtactcagtgaattcagtcaagttggtaccattgttgggctcgtccatgtcctactccctcccccttggcccctccttgttgaggtgtatgggtcgtgcattgtggagttagcccacagttatgggtaggagaaatgtctctgcatatcctgacccaacgtgtggctctgacattcttcccactcCCTCTTGCGCAAactctccctgagccatgttggttcattttgggtctgcttcagtgatgaggtgttgggggcctctgtgtctctggatatctgatttggtaggagttgagtgttctctgtgtcaatctccttcacccttgtgctggtacccggttcaccaagaaaacagcacccttgtttgtttcgccaattattctta carries:
- the LOC105944979 gene encoding 60S ribosomal protein L31-like; the encoded protein is MAPIKKDSEKKKGLSAIHKVVTQECATNIHKCIHGAGFKKRDPQALKEIQEFAMKEMGTPDVHPDTRLNKAVWAQGIRNVPYCTCARLSRKRNKGEDSTNKLYTLVTYVPITTFKNLKTVNVDEK